The Anabaena sp. WA102 genome contains a region encoding:
- a CDS encoding serine/threonine-protein kinase, whose translation MICCLNPDCSNPQNPDHHQLCQTCHTPLVPLLRNRFRVLRVLSDEGGFGRTYISEDIDKLNELCVVKQLAPKFQGTWSQKKATQLFSEEARRLQELGEHPQIPTLIAYFQQDNCLYLVQQFIDGQNLFNELKSRRIYKDWDIQSILLDLLPIIKFVHQHGVIHRDIKPENIIRRKTDGRLTLIDFGSSKQLTAQVQRKNGTSIGSHGYSPIEQIRDGKAYPASDLFSLGATCFHLLTGISPFQLWMEYGYAWVENWQQYLRFPLSSDLSEIIDKLLQKEIDSRYQSADEVIRDLMKKHNHILPAAKHKIIKSPRKNSQPHSSKYTWVRNLIFIFVIVVSFALVESGYREFRKLKTNFSFSWSQPRNSPPTFATSEKNLSLVNTFSGHKSKVLSVVMSPNDKLIISAGDCEKSNNSLCHNIKLWDIITGKEIASLQGHSQNVNAVAITPNGKALVSASDDKTIKIWNLQTNQLIHTLKSHTDAIHSLAISSNGKILVSASDDKTIKVWNLITGKLIRTLIGHKYWVRSVDISPDGVTLASGSFDKTIKLWNLNQEAPILNLATSSQTVIAVAFSPNGKILASSSRDSVSADRRYRTIKLWNLQTLKEIRTLMVEDNSVNTIAFSPDGKILASAGRNISEEQIYHTIKLWNVATGEEILTLTGHSNAVTSLAFSADGKFLVSGGEDNLIKIWQIPVNDDKNFPRRVLVLDKNKFR comes from the coding sequence ATGATCTGCTGTCTAAATCCCGATTGTTCAAATCCTCAAAATCCAGATCATCATCAACTTTGTCAAACTTGTCACACTCCGTTAGTGCCACTTTTGAGAAATCGGTTTCGTGTCCTCCGTGTTCTTTCTGATGAAGGCGGATTTGGCAGAACTTATATATCCGAAGATATTGATAAATTAAATGAATTATGTGTAGTTAAACAACTAGCACCAAAATTTCAAGGTACTTGGTCACAAAAAAAAGCAACTCAACTATTTTCCGAAGAAGCCAGACGACTGCAAGAATTAGGAGAACATCCCCAAATTCCCACACTTATAGCTTATTTTCAGCAAGATAATTGTCTGTATTTAGTACAACAATTTATTGATGGTCAAAATTTATTTAATGAATTGAAATCTCGAAGAATTTATAAAGATTGGGATATTCAATCTATTTTATTAGATTTATTACCAATTATCAAATTTGTGCATCAACATGGAGTAATTCATCGTGATATTAAACCAGAAAATATTATTCGTCGAAAAACTGATGGGAGATTAACACTCATTGATTTTGGTTCTTCCAAACAGTTAACTGCACAGGTACAGCGAAAAAATGGTACTTCTATCGGTTCACATGGTTATTCTCCCATCGAACAAATTAGAGATGGAAAAGCCTATCCCGCAAGTGATTTATTTAGTTTAGGCGCTACTTGTTTTCATCTATTAACAGGAATTTCTCCTTTTCAATTATGGATGGAATATGGTTATGCTTGGGTAGAAAATTGGCAGCAGTATTTACGCTTTCCTTTGAGTTCAGACTTATCAGAAATTATAGATAAATTGCTTCAAAAAGAAATAGATAGTCGTTATCAATCTGCTGATGAAGTAATTAGAGATTTGATGAAAAAACATAATCATATTCTGCCAGCAGCGAAGCATAAAATCATAAAATCACCTAGAAAAAATTCTCAACCACACTCATCAAAATATACTTGGGTTAGAAATTTAATTTTCATTTTTGTGATAGTTGTCTCTTTCGCATTAGTAGAATCCGGTTATCGAGAATTTCGCAAATTAAAAACTAACTTTTCATTTAGTTGGAGTCAACCTCGCAATAGTCCACCCACATTTGCAACATCAGAAAAAAATTTGTCTTTAGTCAATACTTTCTCTGGACATAAAAGCAAAGTTTTGTCAGTAGTTATGAGTCCAAATGACAAATTAATTATCAGTGCTGGGGATTGCGAAAAAAGTAATAACAGTCTATGTCATAATATTAAATTATGGGATATCATTACAGGTAAAGAAATTGCTAGTCTTCAGGGACATTCCCAAAATGTCAATGCAGTAGCTATCACTCCTAATGGTAAAGCTTTAGTTAGTGCTAGTGATGATAAAACTATTAAGATTTGGAATTTACAAACAAATCAATTAATTCACACCTTAAAGAGTCATACAGATGCGATTCATAGTTTAGCTATTAGTAGTAATGGTAAAATTCTAGTTAGTGCTAGTGATGATAAAACTATCAAAGTTTGGAATTTAATCACAGGTAAGCTAATTCGCACTTTAATTGGTCATAAATATTGGGTGCGTTCTGTAGATATTAGTCCTGACGGTGTTACCTTAGCAAGTGGTAGTTTTGATAAAACGATTAAATTATGGAATCTTAATCAAGAAGCACCAATTCTGAATTTAGCTACCAGTTCACAAACAGTTATAGCTGTGGCTTTTAGTCCTAATGGTAAAATTTTAGCAAGTTCCAGCCGCGATAGCGTAAGCGCTGACCGAAGGTATCGCACAATTAAATTATGGAATCTGCAAACCCTCAAAGAAATTCGGACTCTCATGGTAGAAGATAATAGTGTTAATACTATTGCTTTTAGTCCTGATGGTAAAATTTTAGCAAGTGCTGGACGAAATATTTCTGAAGAACAAATCTATCACACCATTAAACTCTGGAACGTAGCTACAGGAGAGGAAATACTAACATTGACGGGACATAGTAATGCTGTCACCTCCCTTGCTTTTAGTGCTGACGGGAAGTTTCTAGTTAGTGGTGGTGAAGATAATTTAATTAAAATTTGGCAGATTCCAGTCAATGATGACAAAAATTTTCCCCGTCGAGTTTTGGTACTTGATAAAAATAAATTTCGGTAG
- a CDS encoding putative quinol monooxygenase: MKYVLIIHEVEDYEAWKKVFDDATDIRKEAGEIAYQVLKYESNPNKIVHFSSWTSIEDAKRFFESPKLVKIRQEAGVKSPDFIYLDQLESGTL; this comes from the coding sequence ATGAAATATGTATTGATTATCCATGAAGTTGAAGACTATGAAGCATGGAAAAAGGTTTTCGATGATGCTACCGATATCCGCAAGGAAGCTGGAGAAATAGCATATCAGGTTTTAAAGTACGAAAGTAATCCCAATAAAATAGTGCATTTTTCATCATGGACATCAATAGAAGATGCAAAACGGTTTTTTGAATCTCCCAAACTCGTGAAAATTAGACAAGAAGCTGGAGTTAAGTCTCCTGATTTCATATATTTAGATCAACTAGAATCGGGGACGTTGTAG
- a CDS encoding DUF1828 domain-containing protein: MTLNICEKINQTIGGLFACSPVNEFVQISTPFILPDGSVIDLFLKEKEESYVLTDLGETFGWLYLQTAAYSLSKNQEIIIKDIVITHGIEQFNGMLITRLKKDDNLADAVLRLSQAIIRVADTNTKLKVPTFEPITEEVTEFLNKKNLNVERNKKFRGMSGTDRTVDFCVYRPNGNTLINTLSTPLRRTARMRVDKVFTTWSEISDLKESNYNFISLIDDSTDLWNENNITLLNLVSNVVKWSNRDELQKFLE; this comes from the coding sequence ATGACACTCAATATTTGTGAAAAAATTAATCAAACTATTGGAGGGCTATTTGCTTGCTCACCTGTAAATGAATTTGTGCAAATATCTACTCCTTTTATTCTTCCTGATGGTAGTGTAATAGATTTATTTTTAAAAGAGAAAGAAGAATCCTATGTATTAACCGACTTAGGTGAAACTTTTGGTTGGCTTTATTTACAAACTGCTGCTTATAGCCTATCAAAAAACCAAGAAATAATTATTAAAGATATAGTTATCACTCATGGAATTGAACAATTTAATGGGATGCTAATTACTCGTTTAAAAAAAGATGATAATTTAGCTGATGCAGTTCTTCGTTTATCTCAAGCAATAATTAGAGTTGCTGATACTAATACGAAACTAAAAGTACCAACTTTTGAGCCTATTACTGAAGAAGTAACAGAGTTTTTAAATAAGAAGAACTTAAATGTTGAAAGAAACAAAAAATTTAGAGGAATGTCTGGAACTGATAGGACTGTAGATTTTTGTGTCTATCGTCCTAATGGTAATACTTTAATTAATACACTTAGTACACCTCTTCGTCGAACGGCGAGAATGAGAGTAGATAAAGTTTTTACTACTTGGTCTGAGATTAGTGATTTAAAGGAAAGTAACTATAACTTTATTTCATTAATTGATGATAGTACAGATTTGTGGAATGAAAATAATATCACTTTGTTAAATCTTGTATCTAATGTAGTGAAGTGGTCTAATAGGGATGAGCTTCAGAAGTTTCTTGAATAA
- a CDS encoding DUF6978 family protein has product MLSQEKFETLILDPNKFVEGDIIWDKNKRNPPAFEFRVKIVSDESYPLIIKGWYNSFANKLSYAIIHLDFGNRIYGLDLGEDHENPDRVKIGRKHKHRWVNDYFNDRFIGDRKAYVPDDITALANDPIGVWEQFCLESKITHNGIMQRPQVLALDL; this is encoded by the coding sequence ATGTTAAGTCAAGAAAAATTTGAAACCCTTATATTAGATCCTAATAAATTTGTTGAGGGTGACATTATATGGGATAAAAATAAAAGAAACCCTCCTGCTTTTGAATTTCGCGTTAAAATCGTATCAGATGAGTCTTATCCACTTATTATTAAGGGTTGGTATAACTCTTTTGCCAATAAGCTTAGTTACGCAATTATTCATCTTGATTTCGGTAATAGAATATACGGTCTAGATTTAGGTGAAGACCATGAGAATCCTGATCGTGTAAAAATAGGTAGAAAGCATAAGCATCGTTGGGTTAATGACTATTTTAATGATAGATTTATTGGAGATAGAAAAGCTTATGTTCCAGATGATATTACTGCTTTAGCCAATGATCCAATAGGAGTCTGGGAGCAGTTTTGTTTGGAATCGAAAATAACACATAATGGGATCATGCAAAGACCACAAGTATTAGCATTAGATTTATGA
- a CDS encoding PIN domain-containing protein, protein MQASGLIVVYDACVLYPAPLRDFLMWLALTDLFQAKWTDKIHEEWINNVLKNRPDLTYKQLERTKNLMNQNVRDCLVTEYEQLIDELELPDADDRHVLAAAIKSDAEIIVSSCFIAY, encoded by the coding sequence ATGCAAGCAAGTGGTTTGATAGTTGTTTATGATGCTTGTGTTTTATATCCTGCACCACTCAGGGATTTTTTGATGTGGTTAGCTTTAACTGATTTATTTCAGGCAAAATGGACTGATAAAATTCATGAAGAATGGATAAATAATGTTTTAAAAAATCGTCCTGATCTGACTTATAAACAGTTAGAAAGAACCAAAAATTTAATGAATCAAAATGTTCGAGATTGTTTAGTAACAGAATATGAACAATTAATTGATGAATTAGAACTTCCAGATGCAGATGATCGCCATGTTTTAGCAGCAGCTATTAAAAGTGATGCTGAAATAATTGTATCGTCGTGCTTCATTGCTTACTGA
- a CDS encoding helix-turn-helix domain-containing protein produces MKVKLRNNANSSRTGVNRSSKYIVVYHKKGETLGMNKIFNPIMKDMKDNSIVKAFLDFIARNRKANLATADQVTTQEAAKILNVSHPYVIQLLDSDEIPCHKVENRRRIFYQDLIEYKNIIDAKRRETLAELANQAQELNMGY; encoded by the coding sequence ATGAAAGTGAAGCTTCGCAACAATGCAAATTCTTCTCGTACAGGTGTAAATCGTTCCAGTAAGTACATAGTTGTTTATCACAAAAAGGGAGAAACACTAGGGATGAATAAAATATTTAACCCAATTATGAAAGATATGAAAGATAATTCTATTGTTAAAGCCTTTTTAGATTTTATAGCTAGAAATAGAAAGGCAAATCTTGCTACTGCTGATCAAGTAACCACACAAGAAGCGGCTAAAATTCTCAATGTTTCTCATCCTTATGTGATTCAATTATTAGACTCTGATGAAATTCCTTGTCATAAAGTCGAAAATCGTCGCAGAATATTCTATCAAGATTTGATAGAGTATAAAAATATAATTGATGCTAAACGTAGAGAAACTTTAGCAGAATTAGCAAATCAAGCTCAAGAATTAAATATGGGATATTAA